The Actinomycetota bacterium genome contains the following window.
GGCATGTCCGGGCCAGGTTGACCCCGCTGGAGATGGGGCCGACGTGGCTGAAGGCCTGCGGGTAGTTGCCGAGGAACGCCCCGGTGGACGGGTCGATCTGTTCGGGCAGCAGCCCCAGAGGACGGCCGCGGAGGCTCAGGGTGCCGCCGTGAGTGGTGTGAGGCGACAG
Protein-coding sequences here:
- a CDS encoding glycoside hydrolase family 15 protein — translated: LSPHTTHGGTLSLRGRPLGLLPEQIDPSTGAFLGNYPQAFSHVGPISSGVNLARTCRQTARLTIDKR